A genomic stretch from Desulfonatronospira thiodismutans ASO3-1 includes:
- a CDS encoding UvrD-helicase domain-containing protein, which produces MDDNFIKAEEDRLQDVCRIADIYARSRLEKASEFAEEVKQLEEERLKSQSSLEKDRLTREIRQRAPLDPSRFNPAFEYPDAPYLAGLVIKDDDAKIGRRHYLFGKQGLADVRTQAQVVIDWRDARISRLYYEWEEGEEYEEDINGKERTGVIQKKISYGIRQRELLSIRTGREFIEKRNGSWKPEDGENISITRKEESGDHRLTDIISLISPEQFSLITREHEGCFYLTGGAGSGKTTVALHRLSYLLYNYPDRFRPQRCLVVMFNRSLRDYIAQTSKDLLTDRMPVETFHSWADKALKAMGIKVNFSSREGQGLSYIKKSASFFQALCAHIEQQPFPGDYLQDLGMFLKNRSLLQQHLKKSRRLDELVREGENILTGTRKALSFDDAGILLYLAGQRNKESCIPGVLGWYDHVLVDEAQDLSLTELKALSMASSSSRSMTVCADRKQKILDFVDSGGFDAFQLDLKKNNLLSGELSVSYRSTAQIMKLASQVSGYNPGRIAHEGPEPKFHSFPDEQSALQSLRRGMENIVRSEPGGLFAVICRYKKEALTVIKALQGIPGARLQTQEPSFKPGILVTNVHQVKGLEFSGVIIWNPHQKAYPDTPAGRNLLYVALTRAGKKLAVYYYQPLATLLLPH; this is translated from the coding sequence ATGGACGATAATTTCATCAAGGCAGAAGAAGATCGATTGCAGGATGTCTGCCGCATAGCTGACATATATGCCCGGAGCCGGCTGGAAAAAGCATCTGAGTTTGCTGAAGAAGTAAAACAGCTGGAGGAAGAAAGACTCAAGTCTCAATCCTCCCTGGAAAAAGACCGTCTGACCAGAGAGATCAGGCAGCGAGCACCCCTTGATCCATCCAGATTCAATCCTGCATTCGAGTACCCGGATGCACCCTACCTGGCCGGACTGGTCATAAAAGACGACGATGCCAAAATCGGGCGTAGACATTACCTCTTCGGTAAACAGGGCCTTGCCGACGTGCGCACCCAGGCCCAGGTGGTGATTGACTGGCGCGATGCCAGGATATCCCGCCTGTACTACGAATGGGAAGAAGGAGAAGAATACGAGGAAGATATAAACGGCAAAGAGCGCACCGGGGTGATCCAGAAAAAGATCTCCTACGGCATCAGGCAGAGAGAGCTTTTGTCCATCAGGACCGGCCGGGAATTCATAGAAAAAAGAAACGGCTCCTGGAAACCGGAAGACGGTGAAAACATCTCCATTACCAGGAAGGAGGAATCCGGGGATCACCGGCTCACGGATATAATCTCGCTTATCTCTCCGGAACAGTTTTCCCTGATCACCAGGGAACATGAGGGCTGCTTTTACCTTACCGGCGGGGCTGGTTCAGGCAAGACAACCGTGGCCCTGCACCGGCTGTCCTATCTTCTGTACAATTACCCGGACAGGTTCAGGCCACAGCGCTGCTTAGTGGTCATGTTCAACCGCAGCCTGCGGGACTATATCGCCCAGACATCAAAAGACCTGCTTACGGACAGGATGCCGGTGGAGACTTTTCACTCATGGGCGGACAAGGCGCTCAAGGCCATGGGAATCAAGGTCAATTTTTCATCCAGGGAAGGCCAGGGACTGAGCTACATCAAAAAATCAGCCTCTTTTTTCCAGGCGCTCTGCGCGCACATTGAACAACAGCCTTTCCCCGGAGACTATCTGCAGGACCTGGGAATGTTTCTAAAGAACAGGAGCCTGTTGCAGCAGCACCTAAAGAAGTCCAGGCGGCTGGATGAGCTTGTCCGGGAGGGAGAAAATATCCTTACAGGCACGAGAAAGGCTCTTTCCTTTGATGATGCCGGGATTCTTCTTTATCTGGCCGGCCAGAGAAATAAAGAAAGCTGCATTCCCGGTGTGCTTGGATGGTATGACCATGTCCTGGTGGACGAGGCCCAGGACCTTTCCCTGACTGAACTTAAGGCCTTGTCCATGGCTTCGTCCAGTTCCCGGAGCATGACCGTATGCGCCGACAGGAAGCAAAAGATCCTGGATTTCGTGGATTCCGGCGGCTTCGATGCCTTTCAGCTTGATCTCAAGAAAAATAACCTCCTGTCCGGGGAACTCAGCGTCAGCTACCGCTCCACCGCCCAGATCATGAAGCTGGCCTCTCAGGTGTCCGGGTACAACCCCGGCCGTATCGCCCACGAGGGTCCGGAGCCCAAATTTCACTCCTTCCCTGACGAACAATCCGCACTGCAATCTCTCAGGCGGGGCATGGAAAATATTGTCCGCTCTGAACCCGGAGGTCTTTTTGCAGTGATCTGTCGCTACAAAAAGGAAGCCCTGACCGTAATCAAGGCCTTGCAGGGCATACCCGGGGCCAGGCTGCAGACCCAGGAGCCCAGTTTCAAGCCGGGCATCCTGGTTACCAACGTCCATCAGGTCAAGGGGCTGGAATTTTCAGGGGTAATCATCTGGAACCCGCATCAAAAAGCCTACCCGGATACACCAGCCGGGCGCAACCTGCTTTACGTGGCCCTGACCAGGGCCGGCAAAAAGCTGGCCGTATATTACTACCAGCCCCTTGCTACTTTGCTGTTGCCGCATTGA
- a CDS encoding YeeE/YedE thiosulfate transporter family protein yields MSKLKGSFLPEGFFIRDWSVWTGGVLLALLALGVFVWHDMWGITAGFRNWGDWFFYGVGLYPERPEKVWLHPGSITNAGLLAGAVAAAFLSGRIRLRRSSWYGYVKSLTGGTLMGIGAALAAGCNVGGFYNATAMFSLGGYAMLPGLILGGYLGVRFLRWELYNIATRLRAQCPCKTEGKSDNAPEQVSSLGVLAGWCFVFFLAGLFLYYLFQGHAREAGLLLLGALIGITLQRSRLCFAQAFREPFINGDYAMVKVIAFSLVIYGLGAGLLKLALIQPESAGVQHPFWLGSFSGGVIFGFGMLQAGTCATGTLWRAGEGHVRVMLSMLAFAVFSSLGFFLVQKFEPAGFLGEAFFLPELMGWPLSFLFFLAVPLLWLALAAWNAKTGRMAVFGSPRDG; encoded by the coding sequence ATGAGCAAACTCAAAGGTTCTTTCCTTCCTGAAGGATTTTTTATCCGGGACTGGTCTGTATGGACCGGAGGAGTTCTTCTGGCTTTGCTGGCCCTGGGCGTTTTCGTCTGGCATGACATGTGGGGGATAACAGCCGGATTCCGCAACTGGGGGGACTGGTTTTTCTACGGTGTCGGGCTTTACCCGGAACGCCCCGAGAAAGTCTGGCTGCATCCAGGGTCCATAACCAATGCCGGTCTGCTGGCAGGGGCCGTGGCGGCTGCGTTTTTATCCGGCCGGATCAGGTTGAGGCGCTCTTCATGGTACGGGTATGTCAAAAGCCTCACAGGAGGGACTTTGATGGGGATCGGCGCTGCTCTGGCTGCAGGGTGCAATGTCGGCGGCTTTTACAATGCAACCGCCATGTTTTCCCTGGGTGGATACGCCATGCTGCCGGGACTGATCCTTGGCGGTTACCTGGGGGTACGATTTCTGCGCTGGGAGCTTTATAATATTGCAACAAGGCTCAGGGCACAGTGCCCGTGCAAGACAGAGGGCAAGTCGGACAATGCGCCGGAGCAGGTTTCATCTCTGGGCGTCCTGGCGGGATGGTGTTTTGTCTTTTTTCTGGCAGGGCTATTTCTATACTATCTTTTCCAGGGACATGCCCGGGAAGCAGGTCTTCTGCTCCTGGGAGCACTGATAGGCATAACTTTGCAGCGTTCAAGGCTCTGCTTTGCCCAGGCCTTCAGGGAGCCATTCATAAACGGCGATTATGCCATGGTCAAAGTCATCGCGTTTAGCCTGGTGATTTACGGTCTGGGTGCCGGCCTGCTCAAACTGGCGCTTATTCAGCCGGAGTCCGCAGGAGTGCAGCATCCTTTCTGGCTGGGCAGCTTCTCAGGGGGAGTAATTTTCGGCTTTGGCATGCTGCAGGCCGGAACCTGCGCAACAGGCACTCTGTGGCGTGCAGGCGAGGGGCATGTGCGGGTGATGCTCAGCATGCTTGCCTTTGCCGTGTTCAGCTCTCTTGGTTTTTTCCTGGTACAGAAGTTTGAGCCTGCCGGGTTCCTGGGAGAGGCTTTTTTTCTGCCTGAACTCATGGGCTGGCCCCTGTCATTTCTGTTTTTTCTGGCTGTGCCTTTGCTCTGGCTGGCCCTGGCCGCATGGAATGCAAAAACTGGCAGGATGGCCGTGTTCGGTTCACCAAGAGATGGTTAG
- a CDS encoding DUF362 domain-containing protein, with protein sequence MVAVETYRGYEDTVRACLDRIGAGSAMRRRRLIWIKPNLVNDSPFPVTSDPEMIRAVVEYVRENSRARIIIAEGCGDSGMETREVFESLGYDRLAAELGVELLDLNHEPLKRLSNPGLEFLPEIYLPKRIFSGMLISVPVLKRHSLAGVTLAMKNLMGLAPPKHYQQGGSWKKSYFHSRMQRSIFDLNCYRKPDLSIVDARVGLAQYHLGGAECSPPVNRILAGFDPVAVDAAGAKLLGLSWQDVGHIRMAHGVLGNAQW encoded by the coding sequence ATGGTCGCAGTAGAGACATACAGGGGCTATGAGGACACTGTCAGGGCATGTCTGGACCGTATCGGGGCCGGCAGTGCCATGCGGCGGCGCAGGCTCATCTGGATAAAGCCCAACCTGGTCAATGACTCGCCTTTTCCGGTGACCAGTGATCCGGAAATGATCCGGGCGGTGGTTGAGTATGTCCGGGAAAATTCCAGGGCCAGGATAATTATTGCCGAAGGCTGCGGGGACTCTGGAATGGAAACCCGTGAAGTTTTTGAATCCCTGGGGTACGACAGGCTTGCAGCAGAGCTTGGAGTGGAGCTTCTGGACCTGAATCATGAACCCCTGAAAAGGCTTAGTAATCCCGGGTTGGAGTTTCTGCCGGAAATATATCTGCCCAAAAGGATTTTTTCCGGGATGCTCATATCCGTGCCGGTTTTAAAGCGCCATTCCCTGGCCGGGGTTACCCTGGCCATGAAAAACCTCATGGGGCTGGCTCCGCCAAAGCACTATCAGCAGGGTGGCAGCTGGAAAAAATCTTATTTTCACAGCCGGATGCAGCGCAGCATATTTGATCTCAACTGTTACCGCAAACCGGACCTGTCCATTGTGGATGCCAGGGTGGGCCTGGCTCAGTATCATCTGGGCGGTGCAGAGTGTTCCCCGCCGGTAAACAGAATACTGGCCGGTTTTGATCCCGTGGCCGTGGATGCGGCCGGGGCAAAGCTGCTCGGGCTTTCATGGCAGGATGTGGGACATATCCGCATGGCACACGGGGTGCTGGGAAATGCCCAGTGGTAA
- a CDS encoding putative metalloprotease CJM1_0395 family protein gives MQVSTENSPTFDHAGISGFQSAEQGQSHTCCESPCSTCGSETASQTDMQAGKSSFGADMTAGHILQGDRAVFSHAPENQQTRKSASGINISAGPEQGAGYGPDARPLPETDHRDRHSRGNQEHGLEDKPQKDSPGTQEEVQSSPRGDIDHHSEDYKQGEEEYSLRGETELSAEERQELQELRQRDAEVRAHEQAHIAAGGQYVTGGASYSYETGPDGRQYAVEGEVSIDSSPVPGDAEKTEEKARTVRRAALAPANPSPQDQRVAADAARMEAEARTEQRQEEREEQQDASESRQPEADNSSAPPPPPTMKAAIQAYQSMMNSF, from the coding sequence ATGCAGGTTTCAACGGAAAATTCCCCGACATTCGACCATGCGGGCATAAGCGGCTTTCAGTCAGCTGAACAGGGACAGTCGCATACCTGCTGCGAATCTCCATGTTCTACCTGCGGCTCCGAGACTGCATCACAAACAGATATGCAAGCCGGCAAAAGCTCCTTTGGCGCTGATATGACAGCCGGTCACATACTGCAGGGAGACAGGGCTGTTTTTTCCCATGCTCCGGAAAATCAGCAGACCCGCAAGTCAGCCTCCGGGATAAATATCTCTGCCGGGCCGGAACAAGGCGCTGGATATGGCCCTGACGCCCGGCCATTACCTGAAACTGATCACCGGGACAGGCATTCCCGGGGAAACCAGGAACATGGCCTGGAAGACAAACCCCAAAAAGATTCACCCGGCACCCAGGAAGAAGTGCAGTCCTCTCCCCGGGGCGACATTGACCATCACAGTGAAGACTATAAGCAGGGTGAAGAAGAATACAGTCTGCGAGGTGAAACAGAACTTTCGGCTGAAGAACGACAGGAACTGCAGGAACTAAGACAGCGTGACGCCGAAGTGCGCGCCCATGAACAGGCCCACATCGCAGCCGGGGGCCAGTATGTAACCGGCGGGGCCAGCTATTCCTATGAGACAGGGCCGGATGGCAGGCAGTACGCGGTTGAAGGAGAGGTCTCCATAGACTCCTCACCTGTACCCGGAGACGCTGAAAAGACCGAGGAAAAGGCCCGTACCGTGCGCCGGGCGGCCCTGGCCCCGGCAAACCCCTCCCCCCAGGATCAAAGAGTAGCTGCAGACGCCGCCAGAATGGAGGCTGAAGCCCGGACCGAGCAGCGCCAGGAAGAACGTGAAGAACAGCAGGACGCATCAGAATCCCGGCAGCCTGAAGCAGACAATTCATCTGCACCTCCCCCGCCCCCCACAATGAAGGCCGCCATCCAGGCCTACCAGTCCATGATGAACAGCTTCTAA
- a CDS encoding HAMP domain-containing methyl-accepting chemotaxis protein codes for MKNIKLSVKLIGGFLIVALITLVVGLIGWRGATNLGGHIEEVGEVRLPSVQSLLQAESALKDLVVAQRTLMSPDLDMNERQDRMNNFDRARENFYERWEFFLTLPATAEEERLSDEFEQEVADWAELNDEWLDMTQEFESIEILNPTQLVSDFRLFRGDHYNAMVDVNNYIAAGETFEGRDDPEACNFGQWLQDMDYDNPELLEMLRAMTNPHNEFHATVISIQDALEQGDTDEAERLYQEEMQYYAEQVFGHFDDILEFAADADQLREDMNDLVLGPIDVESQEALDVLEELVEMNVGLSDAAVQDADADVGQAQWLIILGMGLGTIIAVGLGLFLTISITRPIFKGVEFAKSMAQGDLSQTLDINQKDEVGILAKALNDMAESLRKMFGDISSGVETLASSSTELNSISDDMAKRSETTASKASGVATAAEEMSSNMSSVAAAMEQAATNVNTVATSSEEMSATISEIAQNTEKAKEITGNAVDKSKTSSQRVDELGSAAQEISKVTETIMAISSQTNLLALNATIEAARAGEAGKGFAVVANEIKELAQQTAKATDEIKEKIDGIQNATGLTVSEIQEISRIIDDIDSIIGTIAASVEEQNAATRDIAENVGQASQGIQEVNENVAQTSTVAGDVAKDITEVNTDAGEMSNSSAQVRQSSDELSQLAEKLKELVSRFKI; via the coding sequence ATGAAGAACATCAAGCTCAGCGTAAAACTTATCGGAGGGTTTCTCATTGTAGCCCTGATCACACTGGTTGTCGGCCTCATCGGATGGAGAGGGGCCACCAATCTGGGAGGACACATTGAAGAGGTGGGCGAGGTGCGCCTGCCCAGTGTGCAGAGTCTTCTGCAGGCGGAAAGTGCCTTGAAGGATCTGGTGGTTGCCCAGCGCACTCTCATGTCCCCGGATCTGGACATGAATGAACGCCAGGACAGGATGAACAACTTTGACAGGGCCAGAGAGAATTTTTATGAGAGGTGGGAGTTTTTCCTTACCCTGCCGGCCACTGCCGAGGAGGAAAGGCTCTCTGACGAGTTTGAGCAGGAAGTAGCTGACTGGGCTGAGCTCAATGATGAATGGCTGGACATGACCCAGGAATTCGAATCCATTGAGATACTCAATCCTACCCAGCTTGTTTCTGATTTCCGGCTGTTCCGTGGGGACCATTACAATGCCATGGTGGATGTAAACAATTATATAGCAGCCGGGGAGACATTCGAAGGCCGGGATGACCCGGAGGCCTGCAATTTCGGGCAGTGGCTGCAGGACATGGATTATGACAATCCTGAACTGCTGGAGATGCTCCGGGCCATGACCAATCCCCACAATGAGTTTCATGCTACTGTCATAAGCATTCAGGATGCCCTGGAACAGGGGGATACGGATGAGGCTGAAAGGCTGTACCAGGAGGAAATGCAGTACTACGCAGAGCAGGTGTTCGGGCATTTCGATGATATTCTCGAGTTTGCCGCAGATGCCGACCAACTCAGAGAAGATATGAATGACCTGGTTCTGGGTCCCATTGATGTGGAATCCCAGGAGGCTCTGGATGTTCTGGAAGAACTTGTAGAGATGAATGTCGGACTTTCCGATGCGGCGGTGCAGGATGCCGATGCTGATGTCGGTCAGGCCCAGTGGCTCATCATACTTGGTATGGGTCTGGGCACTATTATTGCGGTAGGTCTGGGCTTGTTCCTGACCATCAGCATTACCAGGCCCATCTTCAAGGGTGTTGAATTTGCCAAGTCAATGGCCCAGGGAGATCTTTCCCAGACGCTGGATATAAATCAGAAGGACGAAGTGGGAATACTGGCCAAGGCTTTGAACGATATGGCAGAAAGCCTGCGCAAGATGTTCGGAGACATAAGCAGCGGGGTGGAGACCCTGGCCTCCTCGTCCACAGAGCTCAACTCCATCTCCGATGACATGGCCAAACGCTCTGAAACCACGGCTTCCAAGGCCAGCGGAGTGGCCACTGCAGCTGAAGAGATGAGCTCCAACATGAGCTCCGTGGCTGCAGCCATGGAGCAGGCGGCCACCAACGTAAACACAGTGGCCACGTCTTCTGAGGAAATGAGCGCCACCATCTCGGAAATCGCCCAGAACACCGAGAAGGCCAAGGAGATCACCGGCAACGCCGTAGACAAGTCCAAGACCAGCTCCCAGCGGGTGGACGAGCTGGGCAGCGCGGCTCAGGAGATCAGCAAGGTCACCGAGACCATCATGGCCATCTCTTCCCAGACCAACCTGCTGGCCCTCAATGCCACCATCGAGGCGGCCCGGGCCGGTGAGGCAGGCAAGGGATTCGCCGTTGTGGCCAACGAGATCAAGGAACTGGCCCAGCAGACTGCCAAGGCCACGGACGAAATCAAGGAGAAGATCGACGGCATCCAGAACGCCACAGGACTGACTGTAAGCGAGATTCAGGAGATCAGCCGCATCATCGATGACATCGACTCCATAATCGGCACCATTGCCGCTTCAGTGGAAGAGCAGAACGCAGCCACCCGCGATATAGCCGAAAACGTGGGACAGGCCTCCCAGGGCATCCAGGAGGTCAATGAGAATGTGGCCCAGACCTCGACAGTGGCCGGGGACGTGGCCAAGGACATTACAGAGGTGAACACAGACGCCGGTGAGATGAGCAATTCCAGCGCCCAGGTAAGGCAGAGCTCGGATGAGCTTTCCCAGCTGGCGGAAAAGCTCAAGGAACTGGTTTCCAGGTTCAAGATCTAA
- a CDS encoding hybrid sensor histidine kinase/response regulator: MDDETLQMYVEESREHLEDIESDLLKIEEAGEDVDLDLVNKVFRAAHSMKGGAGFLGLINLKELAHKIENVLDMIRNMELTPNPEIVNIILLAFDRLREMVENIHESEDMDIAEHVTALTGITTSALDDDEKDTVIREVSINDHSGREIFRIPEYDFNQARKGGKFVYLLEFDLIHDVHQKDKKPLDLVKDMQSTGAILDLKVDLEAVGSLDDDSFSNKIPLFILFSSIIEPDIINSLFEVPSERIIQVQAQEIQEKPPAAEQPQDQEQIPEETVEEEPDSSYDLNLEGLEAEPGQDEDQQEEDKEEDKARETEVEPEPEAPPPPDPQGEKPAPPQAEQKEKSQARPQKTQPDKDKKPQDKQAAQAQTSSMPDSLRVNVGLLENLMNLAGELVLSRNQLMQAISTQDDQTINLAGQRIDLVTSELQEAIMLTRMQPVSNVFNKFPRVVRDMSQSLGKDIELYLEGKEVELDKTIIEGLSDPLTHLVRNSADHAIEKPDERVAKGKKPQGKIVLKAFHAAGQVNIEIIDDGKGIPVERIVEKALDKGLITEEQVRTMSDKDKAQLIFLPGLSTADQITDVSGRGVGMDVVKSNLDRLGGQVDIDTEEGKGTSIRIKLPLTLAIIPSLLISVSQERFAIPQINVDELIQIPAQQVQEKIEVVGDAQVLILRGELIPLVGLNEILRLDQKNTRSKARVTSIEEARSRKDRQDKKAETSAQTSEKSRSEDAGLEKEVIEASKWSISGEEDINIVVVYSGTFKYGLVVDELHDSVEIVVKPLGRHLKACDGYAGATIMGDGHVALILDVVGMARLAELSSMAGTEKAQEMAREQETEKEKDLHSLFLFNNGPREHCAVPLDLVARVELIKAEDIEITGGKKVIQYRGGVLPVFALHEAASVEHLELEGELVVIVFYMAGHEVGLLASPPVDAREVRVEIDDFTLKQNGISGSAVLEGYTTLIVDIYEFMETLNPQWFESREKVQSLEQEGGTQILLVEDSDFFRNQVKKFIQDEGYEVVAAEDGAVAWQYMQDNPGEVQLVVTDLEMPNMDGFELTEHIKSDDRFNHLPVLALTSLAGEEDVARGKKVGIDDYQIKLDKEKLLQSIFDFLNKKAA, encoded by the coding sequence ATGGATGATGAAACCCTGCAAATGTATGTGGAGGAATCCAGGGAACACCTGGAGGACATTGAAAGCGATCTTTTAAAGATCGAGGAGGCCGGAGAAGATGTCGACCTGGACCTGGTGAACAAGGTTTTCCGGGCGGCGCACTCCATGAAGGGCGGAGCGGGTTTTCTGGGCCTGATCAACCTTAAGGAACTGGCCCACAAGATAGAAAATGTCCTGGACATGATCCGCAACATGGAGCTCACCCCCAACCCGGAAATTGTCAACATAATTCTGCTGGCCTTTGATCGTCTGCGGGAGATGGTGGAAAATATCCATGAAAGTGAAGATATGGATATTGCCGAACATGTAACCGCTCTCACCGGCATAACTACTTCCGCCCTGGACGACGACGAGAAGGATACAGTTATCAGGGAAGTATCCATCAATGATCATTCCGGCCGCGAGATATTCAGAATACCGGAGTACGATTTCAACCAGGCCCGCAAAGGGGGCAAGTTCGTCTATCTTCTGGAGTTCGACCTGATTCACGATGTGCATCAGAAAGACAAAAAGCCTCTGGATCTGGTCAAGGATATGCAGTCCACAGGAGCTATCCTGGACCTCAAGGTGGACCTGGAAGCTGTAGGCAGCCTGGACGATGACAGCTTCAGCAACAAGATCCCGCTTTTTATACTTTTTTCCTCCATAATCGAACCGGACATCATCAACAGCCTTTTTGAGGTGCCTTCAGAGCGGATAATCCAGGTCCAGGCCCAGGAAATCCAGGAAAAACCCCCGGCTGCTGAACAGCCTCAAGATCAGGAGCAGATCCCCGAGGAAACCGTAGAAGAGGAGCCGGACTCCTCCTATGATCTGAACCTGGAAGGCCTGGAAGCAGAACCCGGACAGGATGAGGATCAACAGGAGGAAGATAAGGAGGAAGACAAGGCCCGGGAGACGGAAGTTGAGCCGGAGCCAGAGGCTCCGCCACCTCCAGATCCTCAGGGGGAAAAGCCAGCACCACCCCAAGCTGAACAAAAAGAAAAAAGCCAGGCCAGGCCGCAAAAGACCCAGCCGGACAAGGATAAAAAGCCACAGGACAAGCAGGCTGCTCAGGCTCAGACCTCGTCCATGCCTGATTCCCTGCGGGTCAACGTAGGCCTTCTGGAAAACCTCATGAACCTGGCTGGAGAGCTGGTTTTAAGCCGCAATCAGCTCATGCAGGCCATTTCCACCCAGGATGATCAGACTATAAACCTGGCCGGGCAGCGCATCGACCTGGTGACCTCGGAGCTGCAGGAGGCCATCATGCTCACCCGCATGCAGCCGGTGAGCAACGTCTTCAACAAGTTTCCCAGGGTGGTGCGGGACATGTCCCAGAGCCTGGGCAAGGACATTGAGCTCTACCTGGAAGGCAAGGAGGTGGAGCTGGACAAGACCATTATCGAGGGTCTGTCCGACCCCCTGACCCACTTAGTGCGCAATTCCGCGGACCACGCCATAGAAAAGCCCGACGAGCGGGTGGCCAAGGGCAAGAAGCCCCAGGGCAAGATAGTACTCAAGGCCTTTCACGCTGCAGGCCAGGTCAATATTGAGATTATCGACGACGGCAAGGGCATACCGGTGGAGAGGATCGTGGAAAAGGCCCTGGACAAGGGGCTCATTACCGAAGAGCAGGTCCGGACCATGTCCGACAAGGACAAGGCCCAGCTCATATTTTTGCCCGGCCTGTCCACCGCGGATCAGATCACCGATGTCTCCGGCCGCGGTGTGGGCATGGACGTGGTCAAGAGCAACCTGGACCGCCTGGGCGGCCAGGTGGACATCGACACTGAGGAGGGCAAGGGGACATCCATCCGGATCAAGCTGCCCCTGACCCTGGCCATTATTCCCAGCCTGCTTATTTCCGTGAGCCAGGAGCGTTTTGCCATCCCCCAGATCAACGTGGACGAGCTTATCCAGATCCCGGCCCAGCAGGTGCAGGAAAAGATCGAGGTGGTGGGGGATGCCCAGGTGCTCATATTAAGGGGAGAGCTTATCCCCCTGGTGGGACTCAATGAAATTCTCAGGCTGGACCAGAAAAACACCCGGTCCAAAGCCAGGGTGACCTCAATAGAAGAGGCCAGGTCCAGAAAGGACAGGCAGGATAAAAAGGCCGAAACCAGCGCTCAGACATCTGAGAAGAGCCGGTCAGAGGACGCCGGCCTGGAAAAAGAGGTCATCGAAGCCAGTAAATGGTCCATTTCCGGCGAGGAAGATATAAATATTGTTGTGGTCTATTCCGGGACCTTCAAGTACGGCCTGGTGGTGGATGAGCTGCACGACTCCGTGGAAATCGTGGTCAAGCCCCTGGGCCGCCATCTCAAGGCCTGCGACGGATATGCCGGGGCCACCATCATGGGCGACGGTCATGTGGCCCTGATCCTGGATGTGGTGGGCATGGCCAGGCTGGCCGAGCTTTCCTCCATGGCCGGCACGGAAAAGGCCCAGGAAATGGCCCGGGAGCAGGAGACCGAAAAGGAGAAGGATCTGCACAGCCTGTTTCTGTTCAATAACGGACCCAGAGAACACTGCGCCGTACCCCTGGACCTGGTGGCCCGGGTGGAGCTTATCAAGGCCGAGGACATAGAAATCACCGGGGGCAAAAAGGTCATCCAGTACCGCGGCGGGGTTTTACCGGTCTTTGCCCTGCACGAGGCCGCCAGCGTGGAACACCTGGAACTGGAAGGCGAACTGGTGGTGATTGTCTTTTATATGGCCGGGCACGAGGTGGGTCTTCTGGCCTCTCCGCCTGTGGATGCCAGGGAAGTGCGCGTGGAGATAGACGATTTCACCCTGAAGCAAAACGGTATCTCCGGTTCTGCAGTGCTGGAGGGCTATACCACTCTGATCGTTGATATCTACGAATTCATGGAGACCCTGAACCCGCAGTGGTTTGAAAGCCGCGAAAAGGTCCAGTCCCTGGAACAGGAAGGTGGCACCCAGATACTCCTGGTGGAGGACTCGGACTTTTTCCGCAATCAGGTCAAAAAGTTTATCCAGGATGAAGGCTATGAAGTAGTCGCTGCCGAGGACGGGGCTGTGGCCTGGCAGTACATGCAGGACAACCCGGGCGAGGTACAGCTTGTGGTCACGGACCTGGAGATGCCCAACATGGACGGCTTTGAACTTACTGAACATATAAAAAGTGATGACCGCTTTAATCACCTGCCGGTCCTGGCCCTGACCTCCCTGGCCGGGGAAGAGGACGTGGCCCGGGGCAAGAAGGTAGGCATAGACGACTACCAGATCAAGCTGGACAAGGAAAAGCTTCTGCAGAGCATATTCGATTTTTTAAATAAAAAAGCAGCCTAA
- a CDS encoding STAS domain-containing protein, giving the protein MQGEENQLVLKIDQNIVSANAKEIKEKLKESIPQESGTLVVDLGQVDQVDSIGVGVLIATFNSLKKEGKGFKLVNVDDNLYNLFQVMRLNKHFEIEGKN; this is encoded by the coding sequence ATGCAGGGGGAAGAAAACCAGTTGGTTCTCAAGATTGACCAAAATATTGTTTCAGCCAACGCCAAGGAGATCAAGGAAAAGCTAAAGGAGTCCATCCCGCAGGAGTCCGGGACCCTGGTGGTTGACCTGGGGCAGGTGGACCAGGTGGATTCCATCGGCGTTGGCGTACTTATCGCCACATTTAATTCTCTCAAGAAGGAAGGCAAGGGGTTTAAGCTGGTGAACGTCGACGACAACCTCTACAACCTTTTTCAGGTCATGCGTCTGAATAAACATTTCGAGATTGAGGGTAAAAATTGA